One genomic region from Ursus arctos isolate Adak ecotype North America unplaced genomic scaffold, UrsArc2.0 scaffold_17, whole genome shotgun sequence encodes:
- the PMAIP1 gene encoding phorbol-12-myristate-13-acetate-induced protein 1: protein MPGKKARKSAQASPARTPAEPEVECAIQLRRFGDKLNFRQKLLNLISKLFRSGT, encoded by the exons ATGCCTGGGAAGAAAGCGCGTAAGAGCGCGCAGGCGAGCCCTGCGCGGACCCCGGCAG aGCCCGAAGTGGAGTGTGCCATTCAACTCAGGAGATTTGGAGACAAACTGAATTTCCGGCAGAAACTTCTGAATCTGATATCCAAACTCTTCCGCTCAGGAACCTGA